The following proteins are encoded in a genomic region of Hirundo rustica isolate bHirRus1 chromosome 3, bHirRus1.pri.v3, whole genome shotgun sequence:
- the LRRC73 gene encoding leucine-rich repeat-containing protein 73 codes for MLPGSIQISGETLSGAEIRDICESLRENSVRLLSLRGCQLSERDFGHVCRGVAESRSLAQLNLNLGIVSNINRVKQLAEALKTNRSVQSLFLHGSPLTDAGLALLNPALSIHPSLVALDLGDCMLGDEGINLICGLLPPDGAKSGLKELTLSANPGITSKGWGRLAIAVAHSSQLRVLNLDYNPLGDQVAGMLAVAVASSRTLEVLDLEGTGLTNQSAQTLLDMVENYPTALRTLILAENNISPELQQQISDLLSEGEEEEETEAHEVTAREKNPWICQNNSSSQMVLMTSGLGDSLLAETEM; via the exons ATGCTGCCGGGGTCTATCCAGATCTCCGGGGAGACGCTGTCGGGGGCGGAGATCCGGGACATCTGCGAGAGCCTGCGGGAGAACTCGGTGCGGCTGCTGTCGCTGCGGGGCTGCCAGCTCTCCGAGCGGGACTTCGGGCACGTCTGCCGCGGGGTGGCCGAGTCCCGCTCCCTCGCTCAGCTCAACCTCAACCTGGGTATCGTCTCCAACATCAACCGCGTCAAGCAGCTGGCCGAGGCCCTGAAGACGAACCGCTCCGTTCAGTCCCTCTT CCTCCATGGGAGTCCCCTGACAGATGCAGGCTTGGCCCTCCTCAACCCTGCTCTCTCCATCCACCCCTCGCTGGTGGCTCTGGATCTAGGAGACTGCATGCTGGGTGATGAAGGCATCAACCTTATCTGTGGGCTCCTGCCGCCTGATGGGGCCAAGTCTG gccTCAAAGAGCTGACACTGAGTGCCAACCCAGGCATCACAAGTAAAGGCTGGGGACGCCTAGCCATTGCAGTGGctcacagctcccagctccgcGTGCTGAACCTGGACTACAACCCCCTAG GTGACCAGGTAGCCGGGATGCTCGCTGTCGCTGTGGCCTCCAGTCGAACCCTCGAAGTGCTGGACTTGGAGGGAACGGGACTTACCAACCAGTCAGCTCAG ACCTTGCTGGACATGGTAGAGAATTACCCCACAGCCCTACGGACACTCATCCTGGCGGAGAACAACATTAGTCccgagctgcagcagcagatttctGATCTTCTCTCAgagggtgaggaagaggaggagacaGAGGCCCACGAAGTCACAGCCAGGGAGAAGAACCCCTGGATCTGCCAGAACA ATTCCAGCTCCCAGATGGTCCTGATGACGTCAGGCCTCGGTGACAGCCTCTtagcagaaacagaaatgtag